The Cylindrospermopsis curvispora GIHE-G1 genome contains a region encoding:
- a CDS encoding YraN family protein: protein MNQFRISMEETRKMVAETNKNMGSITSRWGEFVENLVRPAAVRLFKEQGINVHYTSLQVKAHDYAGSIEIDIWAENDGEIVAIEVKSHLKVRDIKRFITVLDRFKDVFPKYKNYKLYGAVAGIKVDEKADQYALEQGLFLIRPAGDSVAIDMKKDFQAKVW from the coding sequence ATGAACCAATTCCGTATATCTATGGAAGAAACTAGGAAGATGGTAGCTGAAACTAATAAGAATATGGGATCTATCACTAGTAGATGGGGTGAGTTTGTAGAAAACTTAGTCAGACCTGCTGCGGTGAGATTATTTAAGGAGCAGGGTATTAATGTACACTATACCTCTCTTCAGGTAAAAGCTCATGATTATGCAGGTTCCATAGAAATTGATATTTGGGCAGAAAATGATGGTGAAATTGTAGCCATTGAAGTTAAGTCTCACTTAAAAGTACGAGATATTAAACGATTTATAACAGTACTTGATCGGTTCAAGGATGTATTTCCTAAATATAAAAATTATAAGCTTTATGGAGCAGTAGCGGGTATCAAAGTAGATGAGAAAGCAGATCAATACGCGTTAGAACAAGGTCTCTTTTTAATCCGTCCAGCGGGAGATTCTGTAGCTATTGATATGAAGAAGGATTTTCAAGCCAAGGTGTGGTAA
- a CDS encoding PD-(D/E)XK nuclease family protein: protein MIEAEIKALIQKELPRAIAEEPGVRDFVLRTVSEYYTPRTEFDEKFDRVLNELQRDREEQARKWDEQNRKFDAFQAEQAQKWDEQNRKWDEQNRKWEENTQRLDRIEAQNSATLEEIQKANRRYESAIGAIGSRWGLYSEASFRNGLKAILGQSFGVEVLNLTLYDQEGEVFGRPEQVELDIIIKNGLTIVCELKSSIDKAGMYVFGRKAEFYAKNQNRVVDRKIVISPMVDERAIPVAKSLGIETYSYADMVVS from the coding sequence ATGATAGAGGCTGAAATTAAAGCATTAATCCAAAAAGAATTGCCCAGGGCGATTGCCGAAGAACCGGGGGTACGGGATTTCGTCTTGCGCACGGTGTCAGAATATTACACCCCCCGGACTGAGTTCGACGAAAAATTTGACCGAGTTTTGAATGAGTTACAGCGAGACAGGGAGGAGCAAGCTCGTAAGTGGGATGAGCAAAATCGCAAATTCGATGCTTTTCAAGCTGAGCAAGCTCAGAAGTGGGATGAGCAAAATCGTAAATGGGATGAGCAAAATCGCAAATGGGAGGAAAATACTCAACGTCTTGACAGAATCGAAGCTCAGAATAGTGCTACTCTAGAGGAAATCCAGAAGGCTAACCGTCGTTATGAAAGCGCCATTGGTGCTATTGGTTCCCGCTGGGGTCTCTATTCTGAAGCTAGTTTCCGTAATGGACTCAAGGCTATTCTTGGGCAGTCCTTCGGGGTGGAGGTGCTCAATCTTACCCTTTATGACCAGGAGGGGGAAGTATTTGGACGCCCAGAGCAGGTGGAATTGGATATAATTATCAAAAATGGACTGACTATTGTCTGTGAACTTAAATCTTCCATTGACAAAGCTGGTATGTACGTTTTTGGTCGCAAGGCGGAATTCTACGCTAAAAATCAAAATAGAGTGGTTGACCGTAAAATTGTGATTTCCCCCATGGTGGATGAACGGGCTATACCGGTAGCGAAATCCCTAGGTATTGAGACATATAGTTACGCTGACATGGTGGTATCATAG
- a CDS encoding lysozyme inhibitor LprI family protein produces MKKPFIYIIMIVTGMLGSSALLLEPKLTAIAQSPNCVNRITQYDMNLCASLDAKVADGKLNQIYKQVRVRYNANPEAKLLIDAQKAWIKYRDASCAFSRGRFQGGSIVPMVYHGCLERLTKERTKELESYLQEGSFSKR; encoded by the coding sequence ATGAAAAAACCATTTATCTATATAATCATGATTGTTACCGGTATGCTGGGGAGTTCTGCTCTACTACTCGAACCAAAGTTAACAGCTATTGCCCAATCACCCAATTGTGTTAACCGGATTACTCAGTATGATATGAATTTATGTGCGTCCCTTGATGCTAAGGTTGCGGATGGAAAGTTAAATCAGATTTATAAACAAGTTCGAGTCAGGTATAATGCAAATCCGGAAGCAAAACTTCTTATAGATGCACAAAAAGCCTGGATTAAATATCGAGATGCTAGTTGCGCATTTTCTAGGGGTAGATTTCAGGGAGGATCTATTGTACCAATGGTATATCACGGTTGTTTAGAACGATTGACTAAAGAACGAACGAAGGAACTTGAAAGTTACTTACAAGAAGGAAGTTTTTCTAAGCGCTAG
- a CDS encoding type ISP restriction/modification enzyme: MTFTRAQFQVVIKDKNDSSRVAALQQLLGYPVGEKDPGGSRFWYLRPGVDGEQATDTCPIAVGFYEELVSLSELEAKRFFTEEAQQRDIYGHYISRVAEEQPVMYVLLPHGSSGRVSLILPGEGKLRQQQIQTFSCDDEQLLSRLKRITQDEIFIATKALMSVPLVEWVFYEPIKTAKELALKLAQAARQIEQVIPIAYKQEREDGYLHTLLKSFQRELLPSLKLSADNEKDYSFADIYAQTIAYALFTARVFGYVRDKRAGRTQETLFDRESAWQQLPETNPFLRKLFQDVSERSAEKLGDDLIGAIADIFVILRTTKMDAILSDFEMKMNREDIVIRFYEDFLAAYKPQMRERRGVYYTPEPVVSYMVRSVDILVQEKFNKPLGLADPTVTILDPACGTGTFLLYIFQLIYQRFQESPATLTEGLADRSWSGYVEERLLPRIFGFELLMSPYAIAHLKIGLFLQETGYRFDGAKRLGVYLINTLEDITLREETQQLSLNIPQMEELIAEEAKAGARVKKEEPIMVVIGNPPYSGHSENNNPWIKELVNDYYFVDGKPLGEKNPKWLQDDYVKFIRFAQWRIDKSGQGVLAFISNHGFLDNPTFRGMRQHLIDSFNGIYIYDLHGNSKKKETDMDGGKDENVFDIQQGVSITLALKVENECINNHAHLYGLRDYKYNTLTENTVNTTRFSEVKPKSEFYLLIPQDTDLFTEYEHYFKITDVMPVNSVGIVTARDKLTIQDSPEEVWNIVTDFVNLGIEEAREKYSLGEDTRDWKVNLAQEDIRNSNLDKDNISPILYRPFDQKFTYYTGKSRGFICMPRPEVMRNMLLGDNLALITVRKSPPMSISNYFLTTSQIISNGVIRSDNQSIDTLLPLYLYPDKNNPKELQQEKRANFSEDFLKKIEINLGYLPTPETIFYYIYSIFHSPTYRTRYAEFLKIDFPRVPITSDKNLFSQLAKYGEELVALHLMKSPRLNNLITQFTENGGHGIVDPAHPKYTQSTVVINKKGDKFVGVPEPVWNFYVGGYQVCQKWLKDRKGRTLNDNDIQHYQRIIVALQETIKLMQSIDETILNWPIQ; the protein is encoded by the coding sequence ATGACTTTCACAAGGGCACAGTTTCAAGTTGTAATCAAAGATAAAAATGACAGCAGTCGCGTTGCAGCTTTACAACAACTGTTAGGATACCCTGTGGGAGAAAAGGATCCGGGAGGTTCACGATTCTGGTATTTGCGCCCAGGGGTGGATGGGGAACAAGCTACTGACACATGTCCTATTGCAGTGGGTTTTTATGAAGAACTGGTGTCTTTAAGTGAATTAGAGGCTAAAAGATTTTTCACTGAGGAAGCACAACAAAGAGATATTTACGGACATTATATCAGTCGAGTAGCTGAAGAACAACCGGTCATGTATGTACTTTTACCCCATGGGTCATCTGGTAGGGTTTCTTTAATCCTTCCTGGGGAAGGTAAATTGCGTCAGCAACAAATTCAAACTTTTAGTTGTGATGATGAGCAGTTACTGTCACGACTAAAAAGAATTACACAAGATGAAATATTTATTGCTACTAAAGCACTGATGTCTGTTCCTTTGGTGGAATGGGTGTTTTATGAACCAATCAAGACTGCTAAGGAATTGGCTCTAAAATTAGCACAAGCAGCACGTCAGATTGAGCAGGTAATACCTATCGCTTACAAGCAAGAACGGGAAGATGGATATTTACATACATTACTTAAAAGTTTTCAGCGGGAATTATTACCTTCTCTTAAACTTAGTGCAGATAATGAAAAAGATTACAGTTTCGCTGATATTTATGCCCAAACTATTGCCTATGCTTTGTTTACAGCTCGGGTATTCGGTTATGTGAGAGATAAAAGAGCAGGAAGGACACAAGAAACCTTATTTGATAGAGAATCAGCTTGGCAACAATTACCCGAAACTAATCCATTTCTACGTAAGTTGTTTCAGGATGTTTCTGAACGCAGTGCTGAGAAATTGGGTGATGATTTGATAGGGGCGATCGCGGATATTTTTGTCATCCTTCGTACTACTAAGATGGATGCGATTTTATCGGATTTTGAGATGAAAATGAACCGGGAGGATATTGTAATTCGGTTCTATGAAGATTTCTTAGCAGCATATAAACCCCAAATGCGGGAACGACGGGGGGTTTATTACACACCTGAACCTGTGGTTTCTTACATGGTGCGTTCTGTGGATATTTTGGTGCAGGAAAAGTTTAATAAACCCTTGGGTTTAGCAGATCCCACAGTGACTATTCTTGACCCTGCTTGTGGTACTGGTACATTTTTATTATATATTTTTCAACTTATCTATCAACGCTTTCAAGAGTCCCCAGCAACACTTACGGAAGGCTTAGCTGATAGGTCTTGGTCTGGGTATGTTGAGGAGCGGTTGCTACCTAGAATATTTGGTTTTGAGCTGTTAATGTCTCCCTATGCGATCGCCCATCTGAAAATAGGTTTGTTTTTGCAAGAAACTGGGTATAGGTTTGATGGTGCTAAGCGATTGGGAGTTTATTTAATTAATACTTTGGAGGATATTACGTTAAGGGAAGAAACCCAGCAGTTAAGTTTAAATATTCCCCAAATGGAGGAATTAATAGCTGAGGAAGCGAAAGCAGGGGCTAGGGTTAAGAAGGAGGAACCGATTATGGTGGTAATTGGTAATCCTCCCTATTCAGGACATTCAGAAAATAATAACCCTTGGATTAAGGAGTTAGTTAATGATTATTATTTTGTAGATGGCAAACCATTGGGTGAGAAAAATCCTAAATGGTTACAAGATGATTATGTTAAGTTTATCCGTTTTGCTCAGTGGCGAATTGATAAATCAGGTCAGGGAGTTTTAGCTTTTATTAGTAATCATGGATTTTTAGATAATCCCACCTTTCGGGGAATGCGTCAGCATTTGATTGATAGTTTTAATGGCATTTATATTTATGATTTACATGGCAATAGTAAGAAGAAGGAAACTGATATGGATGGAGGGAAAGATGAAAATGTCTTTGATATTCAGCAAGGTGTAAGTATTACTTTAGCTCTTAAAGTAGAGAATGAATGTATTAATAATCATGCTCATTTATATGGATTGAGAGATTACAAATATAATACTTTGACTGAAAATACAGTTAATACTACTAGGTTTTCTGAGGTTAAACCAAAGTCTGAGTTCTATTTATTAATTCCTCAAGATACGGATTTATTTACAGAATATGAGCATTATTTTAAAATAACTGATGTTATGCCTGTGAATTCTGTAGGTATTGTGACAGCTAGGGATAAATTAACTATTCAAGACAGTCCTGAAGAGGTTTGGAATATTGTTACTGATTTTGTAAATTTAGGTATTGAAGAAGCAAGAGAGAAGTATAGTTTAGGTGAAGATACTAGGGATTGGAAAGTTAATCTAGCCCAAGAAGATATTAGAAACAGTAATCTTGATAAAGATAATATATCACCGATTTTATACAGACCATTTGACCAGAAGTTCACTTATTACACTGGGAAGAGTAGAGGTTTTATTTGTATGCCTCGTCCCGAAGTTATGAGAAATATGTTATTAGGTGATAACTTAGCTCTAATAACTGTTAGAAAATCACCACCTATGAGTATTTCTAATTACTTTTTGACAACTTCTCAAATTATAAGTAATGGTGTTATTAGGTCTGATAATCAGAGTATTGATACTTTATTACCGCTTTACCTCTACCCAGATAAAAACAACCCCAAAGAACTCCAACAAGAAAAACGAGCCAACTTTTCAGAAGACTTCCTAAAAAAAATAGAAATAAACCTGGGTTATCTCCCCACACCAGAAACCATATTCTACTACATATACTCCATCTTCCACTCCCCCACCTACCGCACCCGCTACGCTGAATTTTTAAAAATAGATTTTCCCCGAGTTCCCATCACTAGTGACAAAAACCTCTTCTCTCAACTAGCAAAATATGGAGAAGAACTAGTAGCACTACACCTGATGAAATCCCCTAGATTAAATAACCTCATCACCCAATTCACTGAAAATGGAGGTCATGGAATAGTAGATCCCGCTCACCCTAAATATACCCAAAGCACAGTAGTCATCAACAAAAAAGGTGACAAATTTGTGGGAGTACCAGAACCAGTCTGGAACTTTTATGTTGGAGGTTATCAAGTTTGCCAAAAATGGCTTAAAGACCGTAAGGGACGCACCCTAAATGATAATGATATTCAACATTATCAGCGCATAATTGTAGCACTACAGGAAACTATTAAACTCATGCAATCAATTGACGAAACCATACTAAACTGGCCCATTCAGTAA
- a CDS encoding helicase-related protein, whose amino-acid sequence MLDTFIQELIRKQRPYYIIQGTPIKGLENQYWLVFKHRDADNLLHKVVKFLGASKKQTTYKLLRIDQKAAKVFTYTPIKQNDLPSTSLLRTSKLDIIEKFLDVENVTKEKALLTGSFREISGRQRRFNLPNDLDKYHQFFSKVLERSQIYRRSTAYFDSGILKLYEEPLAAIIQAEGRIRLLMDWQGFTKKSDVQELEKLHDSNYRTQFIQRTLQEFLRNLKDRELDHTEILAELVRLGFMVIKLVKMESERAIYHKKTGILSDSLGYHIQHDGSDNFTRAAYSRNAESITFLYSWDELDTETILENIRQFDREWEREDIAFDISLEFLQEVLAEKERRSQLKTPVIDSITPDTVPSGKTTNVEITGQNLDRVEEIQIVDNDLVQVTINSKEPERIFGQITINTNHPPTVLKEFKVRTTEQSYEIAPKKPPVVTNSPEIPEFAEIEGFKRAVEMILAGNHGTPSDFLYWLARQKPQQFQVERSDLLDELLNNSTLFEHQKSGAQHCLRVMKNFGVAVCADAVGLGKTRLAATVARLYRQQNAQAKIAIIAAKKLHPNWERELGELGLFQSRDYEPYNKNLMSRKGGFIENFGRFGGPDLVIIDEAHEGIRNYRNRIHKTCLEIQEQDRKTGKQRHFLLLTATPWNNRREDIYNILSPFISRPEGFNDLKFPPEVTHWFQNRESGVENFTDNTELFRRTYRELFLQRTRQMLREATPDLNLYAKRVAEWLPVKFEDGTELALNQIFTQFETSLYIPFADPIRYLTSNVEQRSLLSNQRRFFLQRAESSMYALGRTIGSFGYRIEQMQKRLESVSSDAEGLKEFLLVHYNFNSDRKDNSEKFLDHYLDHYEDEDYEEEEEEEENEANQEQNRQQLRRSIDTLTGNLQNDPDNAQKIYNRMLDDCEKDLQQLDEIHALLKNEFLVDHKKQQVTQKVRELVKLGHKVLLISTFSDTVIDYYHYMTRDSAIAAKGIGMLIGSTKLYYPDNSDKPQRVSPAYVVQPKQGRVVSNRQSIFRLFAPHATCKSPEELPKPEEEIRVLIGSETLSVGQNLQDADYLINIDLPWNPMILEQRIGRIDRPKQHKTEHIYIYYANSESQLLRQASRLTNLHKKLVGELAQLDGKITNIEDHPPIPTISSVNKLGSSIYGDTLFDDEILPGYVDFIQSLIKARKMEQGNLQEDAYKKQETNRDVYTQNEILHSEELSELLKKMGDDYQPNPIALGRINEPNQPTGLVALTVRYFGPNGEPIKNKQETLFWNNITREKDGYGLAIATAIKTPAANNVFSSKYLISLAESIYDELVKLKEQRSAELEEPETLENINITSERITKIQRRLNKLDRFPGNLDRVMVKSTLKKLNSWKEGKSVQKLLKEYTDGDKSNLDDEKFIIQLVEDTDRLNLILDEGIKPTSMQISLTAFLLRG is encoded by the coding sequence ATGCTGGACACCTTTATCCAAGAACTGATCCGAAAACAGCGTCCTTACTACATCATCCAAGGTACACCCATAAAAGGGCTTGAGAATCAGTATTGGTTGGTTTTCAAACATCGTGATGCAGATAACCTGCTGCATAAAGTTGTTAAATTCTTAGGTGCTAGTAAAAAACAAACAACTTATAAACTATTAAGAATAGACCAAAAAGCTGCTAAGGTCTTTACATATACCCCCATCAAGCAAAATGACTTACCCAGCACCAGCTTACTGAGAACATCCAAGCTCGATATTATTGAAAAATTCTTGGATGTGGAAAATGTCACTAAAGAAAAAGCCTTATTAACTGGTAGTTTCCGAGAAATCTCTGGTCGTCAGCGGCGCTTCAATCTGCCCAATGATTTGGATAAGTACCATCAATTCTTTAGTAAAGTATTAGAACGCAGTCAAATTTATCGTCGTTCCACAGCTTATTTTGATAGTGGTATTCTGAAATTATATGAGGAACCATTGGCTGCTATTATTCAAGCAGAAGGAAGAATTCGCTTGTTAATGGACTGGCAAGGATTTACTAAAAAGTCCGATGTTCAAGAACTGGAAAAACTTCATGACTCTAATTATCGCACTCAGTTTATTCAACGCACCTTACAAGAGTTTCTACGAAATTTAAAAGATAGAGAATTAGATCACACAGAAATATTAGCTGAGTTAGTCAGACTAGGATTTATGGTGATTAAACTAGTCAAAATGGAATCAGAAAGGGCCATTTATCATAAAAAAACAGGTATTCTCAGCGACTCCCTGGGATATCATATTCAACATGATGGTTCGGACAACTTCACCCGCGCTGCTTATTCTCGAAATGCTGAAAGTATCACTTTTTTATATTCCTGGGATGAACTGGATACAGAAACCATATTAGAGAACATTCGTCAATTTGATAGGGAATGGGAACGGGAAGATATAGCATTTGATATCAGTTTAGAATTCCTCCAAGAAGTATTAGCAGAAAAGGAACGTCGCAGTCAATTAAAAACACCAGTTATTGATTCTATCACTCCTGACACCGTTCCCTCGGGAAAAACTACCAACGTTGAAATTACCGGTCAAAACCTAGATCGCGTAGAAGAAATCCAAATTGTTGATAATGACCTGGTACAAGTTACCATTAATAGTAAAGAACCAGAGCGTATTTTCGGTCAAATTACTATAAACACAAACCATCCACCAACAGTTTTAAAAGAGTTTAAGGTAAGAACTACTGAACAAAGTTATGAAATAGCACCGAAAAAACCTCCGGTGGTCACTAATTCCCCAGAAATTCCTGAGTTTGCAGAAATTGAGGGATTTAAACGAGCAGTAGAAATGATTTTAGCGGGTAATCATGGTACACCTAGTGACTTTCTTTATTGGTTAGCACGGCAAAAACCCCAACAGTTTCAAGTAGAACGCAGTGATTTATTAGACGAACTGTTAAATAATAGCACCCTCTTTGAACACCAAAAGTCAGGCGCTCAACATTGTTTAAGAGTGATGAAAAATTTTGGTGTAGCTGTGTGTGCAGATGCAGTAGGCTTAGGGAAAACCCGTTTAGCTGCTACTGTAGCCAGACTATATCGTCAACAAAATGCACAAGCTAAAATTGCTATTATAGCTGCTAAAAAACTTCATCCCAACTGGGAACGGGAACTGGGAGAATTAGGATTATTTCAATCCCGTGATTACGAACCCTATAACAAAAACCTCATGAGTCGTAAAGGTGGTTTTATAGAAAACTTTGGTCGTTTTGGGGGACCAGACTTAGTAATTATTGATGAGGCCCACGAAGGTATTCGCAATTATAGAAACCGTATTCACAAAACTTGTTTAGAGATACAAGAACAAGATAGAAAAACTGGCAAGCAACGTCATTTTCTGCTTTTGACCGCCACTCCCTGGAATAATCGCCGAGAAGATATTTATAATATCCTTTCACCCTTTATTAGTCGTCCAGAAGGTTTTAATGATTTAAAATTCCCCCCAGAAGTAACCCACTGGTTTCAAAATCGCGAAAGTGGTGTAGAAAATTTTACGGACAATACGGAACTATTTCGCCGCACCTATCGGGAACTGTTTCTTCAACGGACTAGACAAATGCTACGAGAAGCTACTCCGGATTTAAACTTGTATGCCAAACGGGTGGCGGAATGGTTACCAGTAAAATTTGAAGATGGTACTGAATTAGCGCTAAATCAAATTTTCACCCAGTTTGAAACTAGTTTATATATTCCTTTTGCTGACCCTATTCGTTATTTAACCAGTAATGTGGAACAACGTAGTTTGTTATCCAATCAGCGCCGCTTTTTCTTACAAAGAGCTGAATCTAGTATGTATGCCTTGGGTAGAACTATTGGGAGTTTTGGTTACCGAATTGAACAAATGCAGAAACGTTTAGAATCAGTTTCTTCTGATGCGGAGGGACTAAAGGAGTTTTTACTAGTCCACTATAATTTCAACTCCGATAGAAAAGATAACTCAGAAAAGTTCTTAGATCATTATTTAGATCATTATGAAGATGAGGATTATGAAGAAGAGGAGGAAGAAGAGGAAAATGAAGCAAATCAAGAACAAAACCGTCAACAATTAAGACGTTCTATAGATACTCTCACAGGTAATCTACAGAATGATCCTGACAATGCCCAAAAAATTTATAATCGCATGCTAGATGATTGTGAAAAAGACCTACAACAATTGGATGAAATTCACGCCTTATTAAAGAATGAGTTTTTGGTTGATCACAAAAAACAACAAGTTACCCAAAAAGTTCGTGAGTTAGTGAAACTTGGTCATAAGGTACTACTAATTTCTACCTTTAGCGATACTGTGATTGATTATTATCATTATATGACCCGCGACAGTGCGATCGCAGCTAAGGGTATTGGGATGTTAATTGGTTCCACAAAATTATATTATCCGGACAATTCAGATAAACCACAAAGAGTAAGTCCTGCTTATGTAGTACAACCTAAACAAGGTCGAGTTGTTTCCAATCGCCAAAGTATCTTTAGATTGTTTGCTCCACATGCTACCTGTAAAAGTCCTGAAGAGCTTCCCAAACCAGAAGAAGAAATTAGAGTATTAATTGGTTCAGAAACCTTATCGGTGGGTCAAAATTTGCAAGATGCGGATTATTTGATTAATATTGATTTGCCTTGGAATCCCATGATTTTAGAGCAAAGAATTGGCAGGATTGATAGACCGAAACAACATAAGACGGAACATATTTATATTTATTATGCCAACAGCGAAAGTCAGCTACTGAGACAAGCATCTCGATTAACAAATTTACATAAAAAACTAGTAGGTGAATTAGCTCAACTAGATGGGAAGATCACAAATATTGAAGACCATCCTCCTATTCCTACTATTTCCAGTGTTAATAAATTAGGATCTTCTATTTATGGTGATACATTATTTGATGATGAAATTTTACCAGGATATGTGGATTTCATCCAAAGTCTAATTAAAGCTAGAAAAATGGAACAAGGTAATTTACAGGAGGATGCTTATAAAAAACAAGAAACCAATCGAGATGTTTATACCCAAAATGAAATATTACACAGTGAAGAGCTGAGTGAACTTTTAAAAAAAATGGGCGATGATTACCAACCAAATCCCATTGCTCTAGGTCGAATCAATGAACCAAACCAACCAACCGGATTAGTAGCACTAACAGTGCGATATTTCGGACCCAATGGTGAACCTATAAAAAATAAACAAGAAACCCTATTTTGGAACAATATCACAAGAGAAAAAGATGGTTATGGTTTGGCGATCGCCACTGCTATCAAAACCCCAGCAGCTAACAATGTGTTTTCTTCAAAATATTTAATATCATTAGCTGAATCAATTTATGACGAACTGGTGAAACTCAAGGAACAACGCAGTGCAGAACTAGAGGAACCAGAAACCCTAGAAAATATTAATATTACTTCGGAACGGATTACCAAAATACAACGTCGTTTAAATAAGCTAGATAGGTTCCCAGGTAATTTAGACCGTGTTATGGTGAAAAGTACGCTGAAAAAACTGAATAGTTGGAAAGAGGGAAAATCTGTACAAAAACTTTTGAAGGAATATACAGATGGGGATAAATCAAATTTGGATGATGAGAAATTTATTATTCAGTTGGTGGAAGATACGGATAGGTTAAACCTAATTTTGGATGAAGGAATTAAACCTACCAGTATGCAAATTTCCTTAACAGCATTTTTATTAAGAGGTTGA
- a CDS encoding PD-(D/E)XK nuclease family protein, which translates to MIEAEIKALIQKELPRAIAKHSLRELAEEPGVRDFVLRTVSEYYTPRTEFDEKFDRVLNELQRDREEQARKWDEQNRKWEENTQRLDRIEAQNSATLEEIQKANRRYESAIGAIGSRWGLYSEASFRNGLKAILGQSFGVEVLNLTLYDQEGEVFGRPEQVELDIIIKNGLTIVCELKSSIDKAGMYVFGRKVEFYAKSQNRVVDRKIVISPMVDERAIPVAKSLGIEIYSYADMVLP; encoded by the coding sequence ATGATAGAGGCTGAAATTAAAGCATTAATCCAAAAAGAATTGCCCCGGGCGATTGCGAAGCACTCCCTACGGGAGCTCGCCGAAGAACCGGGGGTACGGGATTTCGTCTTGCGCACGGTGTCAGAATATTACACCCCCCGGACTGAGTTCGACGAAAAATTTGACCGAGTTTTGAATGAGTTACAGCGAGATAGGGAGGAGCAAGCTCGTAAGTGGGATGAGCAAAATCGCAAATGGGAGGAAAATACTCAACGTCTTGACAGAATCGAAGCCCAGAACAGTGCTACCCTGGAGGAGATCCAGAAGGCTAACCGTCGTTATGAAAGCGCCATTGGTGCTATTGGTTCCCGCTGGGGTCTCTATTCTGAAGCTAGTTTCCGTAATGGACTTAAAGCTATTTTAGGTCAGTCCTTCGGGGTGGAGGTGCTCAATCTCACCCTTTATGACCAGGAGGGGGAAGTATTTGGACGCCCAGAGCAGGTGGAATTGGATATAATTATCAAAAATGGACTGACTATTGTCTGTGAACTTAAGTCTTCCATTGACAAAGCTGGTATGTACGTTTTTGGTCGCAAGGTGGAATTCTACGCTAAAAGTCAAAATAGAGTGGTTGACCGTAAAATTGTGATTTCCCCTATGGTGGATGAACGGGCTATACCGGTAGCGAAATCTCTAGGCATTGAGATATATAGTTATGCTGATATGGTGTTACCATAG
- a CDS encoding AAA family ATPase → MFKKIKFQNFKSWRDTGDITLGPITGFFGSNSSGKSSIIQFFLLLKQTMESSDRQRVLNTGDERSYVELGTLYDITHNHIIPSTIYYEIEWDLLEELTIFNPESSQHDILFSQHCEWTEIHPLDTANFR, encoded by the coding sequence ATGTTTAAAAAAATCAAGTTTCAAAACTTTAAATCGTGGCGGGATACAGGAGACATTACCTTAGGCCCTATCACAGGATTTTTTGGCAGTAATAGCTCCGGAAAATCAAGCATTATCCAGTTCTTTTTGCTGCTTAAACAAACTATGGAGTCGAGCGATCGCCAGAGGGTTTTAAATACAGGAGATGAAAGAAGTTATGTAGAATTAGGCACATTATATGATATTACTCACAATCACATTATTCCCAGTACAATCTATTATGAAATAGAATGGGATTTACTAGAGGAATTAACAATTTTTAATCCAGAAAGCTCCCAGCACGACATACTATTTTCACAGCATTGTGAGTGGACTGAGATTCATCCTTTAGATACAGCGAATTTCAGGTAA